A segment of the Halovivax limisalsi genome:
CCAATCCAGCGAGTCTCACGGGAAGCGAGTGCACTGGTCGCACTCGCCCGAACGCACGATATCGACGTCCGCGTCGACAGCGAGTACGTTCCTGATGCGCTCTACGACGAGGGCCACTATCCGCTGTGTGGAGACTAACCGAGAGTACGTTTTTCGTTCGAATTCACCCCGACAAGAACCAAGAATTCACTCCAGTCCCGACACGACCTCCTCCGGCTCGACGTCGAAGTCACCGCCCCAGGCGAGTTCGGGGGAGCCGCCACCGCCGCCGCCGAATTCCTCCGTCAGTGCCCGGAGGATTGCCGCTGCATCCGCGTCCTCGCCCGCCGCGACGACGGCGAACGGCGACTCTTCCTCGCCGGCGACCACCACGACGTCGGCCACCTCGCCGGCCGTCTCGCGCGCGACCTCGCCCGCTTCGTCGGCGTCGACGCCGCCGGCCGTCGTGGCCACCCAGGTGCGCCCGTCGCGTTCGAACGCCTCGGCGCCCTCGATCCTGGTTCTGACGAGTTCTCGCTGGAGCGTGTCGACCGAGTCGGCCAGTTCCGCGCGTTCGGTTTCGAGTCGCGAGAGCTCGCCCGTGGCCTCGCCGAGCGGGACGCCGAGCTGGCGGCTCGCGGCGAACGTCACGCGTTTTTCCGTCGCGCGCCGGTCGATCGCCCGCGGCCCGACGGCGAGTTCGACCCCGACCCGCCCCGGTCGCGGCTGCGTCGCGCCGAGGATCGTCACCGGCCCGATCTCGCGGGTGTTCCTGACGTGGGTCCCTGCGCAGGCGGCGGCGTCCCAGGTATCACTCGCCGCGTTGATCGTGTTTGCCCCGCCGCTGTCCGCGTCGCCGATCGTCACCACGCGAACGCGGCCCTTCTCGAAGGCGCCGTCGTCCGTCGCCTCGGAGATGGCGATATCGTCCGTTTCGCGCGCCTCAGCGACGGGGATCGAATCCCAGGAGACGGACCGGGACTCCCAGACCACCTGGTTGAGCAGTTCGTCGAGTTCGACGAGCGCGTCGTCGTCGACGGCGTCGTTCGTCTCGACGTCGACGCGAGCGCGCTCGGCCCCGATCTCGACGCCCGCGTAGGCGACGTCGTTGAGGACGCGACGGGCCGCGCCGTAACAGACGTGACACGCGGTGTGGGCGCGCATGCAGTACATGCGCGTCTCCCAGTCGATCGAGCACAGGACGCTGTTTCCCGCCCGAAAACGGGGCTCGTCCGAGAGGACGTGGACCACCTCGCCGTCTTCGAAGCGGACGTCGGCGACGGGGACGTCGCCGATCGTCCCCTGATCCGCCGGCTGGCCGGCGCTCGCAGCGAAGAAGTGCGTCGTCTCGAGCCAGACGCGACGGCCGTCGACGGCCGCCACCGTCGATTCGAACCGCGTTCCGTACGGTTCGGCAGCGGCCCGTTGGGGGCTCATCACTGCTCAGTGGGAGGGGAGGCGATAAAAATCTGCTCGCCGCGACCGTTCCGCTGGAAGACAGGTTCGCCACCAGAGTTCGGCGTCAGCGCACCACCTCGCTTCGTCCGGCTCACTCCGCGAGTTCGACGTCGAGTCGTTCCTCCAGCGCGTCGATCAGCCCGCCGCCGATGCCGGCCTGCGTCGCTCGCCCCTGTTCGATCGCCAGGAGATCGGATTCGGGAACCCCGAGGTCCTCGGCCAGTTCCTCCCGGGTGAGTCCCGCGTCCTGTCTGGCAGATTCGAGGACGTCACCGTACTCCGATACCAGGTAGGGCAGCGGGTCGTCGTCGTAGTTCGTCCCCTCGCGCTCCCAGTGCTCCGAGTCGCCGTCCCAGACGGGCGTCGCCTTCGCGACGTTCTGGGCGGCCTTCTTCTTTCGATTCCGCTCGTCTCGGTCGTTCGATCCGGACGACGACGTCGATCCCTTGGATCCGTCGCCGTGTGTCGCACAGCCGGGACAGACCGACAGCCGCGCCCCCGCCACCGTCTCCTCCGTGAGCGAGTCGCTCTCGGTCCCGCAGAGTTCGCACGTGGTTCCACCGCCGCCCCCGGTGGACCCGGTCGAGTACTTGGCCATGCGGGTAATTCGGCGCTCCGGCATTTGAATGGCCCGCCTCCACCCACCCCGGGGCGCCCGGAAAAGAACACGTTTTTATATCGACCCCCGGGTAGGATTTGGTGCGGAGTGCACAGCGAGCGTGGGTAGCCAAGCTAGGCCAACGGCGCAGCGTTGAGGGCGCTGTCCCGTAGGGGTCCGCCGGTTCAAATCCGGTCCCACGCATCGCATGCGTCGCCGAAGGCGACGAAACGCGAGGCGGGGCGCGCGGAACCGTTCCGGTTCCGCGTTTCGGTCGAACGGGCGCGAAGCGCCCGTGAAACGCCGCCGAGCGTCGATGCAGGTGGAGTCCCTTGGGACTGCACCCACGCACCATCTTCCTACCAAGGCAATATTGAACAGCGACGGCGCTGTCCCGTCGGGGTCCGCCGGTGAGCAGTCGCGATCGCGACTGCGAACGTCGTCACGAAGCGAAAGCGGAGTGACGGAAGTTCAAATCCGGTCCCACGCATCGCATGCGTCGCCGAAGGCGACGAAACGCGAGGCGGGGCGCGTGGAACCGTTCCGGTTCCGCGTTTCGGTCGAATGGGCGCGAAGCGCCCGTGAGACGCCGCCGAGCGTCGATGCAGGTGGAGTCCCTTGGGACTGCACCCACGCACCAACTTACTCTCGACGTCACCCGGACAGCGACGGCACCGTCAGTTCGGCGGCGAACCCCCGTCCGGATGGTCGGTGCGTTCGCCGTCGAATCGCCGTCGGAGTCGATACGCCTTCGGCGTCGGTACGTTTTCGACCGTGGAATACGACGCTCGAACGATGGTCTGGACGACGAGGGGACCGCGGCCGGCGTATTGCCCGACCTGCGGCGACGGACTCGGATCGACGGTCGTCGACGGCTCCTCGGTTCCGTACTGCGAGGCGTGTGAGCGGCGATTCTTTCGCAATCCGGTGCCGCTGGCGCGCGTCGCGGTCGTCGACGGTGCATCCGTCCTGCTCATCGAGCGGGGTGCCGGGGCGGATATCGGCGCGTGGGCATTGCCCGGCGGGCACGTCGACGCGAACGAATCGCTGTCGAACGCGGCCGCGCGCGAACTCGAAGAGGAGACTGGCGTTCGTGTCGCTCCCGACGCGCTGTCACTTCTGGGAACGGGGTATCTCGAATTCGACGACGGGCACTCGCTGGTGTCGATCAACTACGCCGTGGCGCGCGAGGCGACGACGGGAGAGATCGTGGTCGGCGGCGACGCTGCCGACGCCCGATTCGTCGCCAGGGAGGCGATCGTCGACGATCCGCCGCGGGTGCGAGCGTCGGGACCGAAACAACTGCTTCGGGCGATCGACGAGCACGGATCGGTGGGCCCCGCCTAACCGTCCCAGTTCGTCAGGGCTCGCCGTTCGCGTCGGTGTCGCTGACCATCTGGATCCGCTCGATGCCGTCGATCTCCTCGACGATCTCGACGACGGCGTCGGGGACGAGCGACTCCCAGTCGCCGTCCTCGGTCATGCGCTCGCGGACCTCGCTGCCTTCGAGCACGCCCCGGTTGTACATCGGCGACTGGCGCACTTCGACGCCCGCCTCGCGAAAGAGCTGGATGACGAGCGGGTTGTTCGAGTACGCGACGTCGAAATCGGGGCTCATGCTCTCGACGTGGCTCACCCAGACGGAGTTGCGTTCCAGATCCTCGATGGGGACGGCGTAGGTGACGAGGTCGAAGTCGGCGAGGCTCTTGGTGAGCATCATGATGCGTTCGCCCGCGGTGAACGGGTTTCGCGCCGTGTGGGAGGCGTCCGCGCTGCCGATGCCGAGGACGAGTTCGTCGACGTCGGCGGCGATCCGCTCGACGACGCTGTAGTGGCCGTCGTGAAACGGCTGGAAGCGGCCGATGTAGATGCCTCGCTTCATGCGACGTAGATGCCCCGCGCCATACCGAGGCCGATGCGCGCGTCTCGCATAAGGGTGGCGAGGCCGGCCCGCTCTCCGGGGTTGTCGAATTCGGCCGTTAGAGAGCCGGAGGTGGCTGTAAACAGCCGAACCCGAGGGAGAAAGTATATCAGTGGCAATCCCCTCGATTCAGGTAGCAACTAGCCCCGTATGAGTAACGACACGAACGACGATGGCCCTCCCGACGGGGAGGACGAGGAACGCACCGAGGAGGAGGCCCCGGTGCGTGACGAGACTCCCGCAGATCAGGGGGCGTCATCCAACGACGACGAAGTGTCAGAGGCAGTCGACGACGGGTCGAGGACCGACAGGGACGCCGGGTCAGACGGCTCGGTGACGGATCCGGTCGACGAGACTGACGTGGACGAATCAGACGACGAGTCGACGGCGTCGGCTGACCGACCGACCGAAGCGGACGACCGATCGACCGAATCGGGAGCGGAATCGTCCGACTCGATCCGGATCGCGGATTCGGTGAGCGAGTCCCGCACCGAGGCGGACGACGAAGCCAGCACCGACGACGATGCCGAAGGTGACGACGGGGCGAAGACCGACGACGGCGGGAGCGAGTCGACCGCCGGCTCGTCCGATACCACCTCGTCGCAGATCGCCGACAGCGTCTGGGCCGCGGTCGACCAGCAGGAGCGCCAGGAGCCCGACGACGGCGACGACGCGGACGACGGCTGGGACGACGACGAGTGGGACGACGAGCCGACCGGTGACGACGAGATCGAGACGGTCGAGACGCTCGACGACCTCGGGAGCGAGGTCGAAGTCGACGAGCAACTCGAGATCGACGAGGACGAGGAGGACAACTTGCTCGGCGGCCTCCAGATCGACTCGACGGACGACATCGAGGTGCCCGACCGGCTGGTCGATCAGGTGATCGGCCAGGACGAGGCCCGGGACATCATCATCAAGGCGGCCAAGCAGCGCCGGCACGTGATGATGATCGGCTCGCCGGGGACCGGCAAGTCGCTGCTGGCGAAGGCGATGAGCCAGCTCCTCCCGCAAGAGGAGCTCCAGGACGTCCTCGTCTACCACAATCCGGACGACGGGAACGAGCCGAAGGTCCGGACCGTCCCGGCGGGCAAGGGCGAACAGATCATCGACGCCCACAAAGAGGAAGCCCGAAAGCGCAAACAGATGCGCTCGATCCTCATGTGGGTCATCATCGCCATCGTGGTGATCTACGCGTTCATCAGTGGGCCCCTCCTCCTCGGCATCATCGCCGCGGTAGTCATCTGGCTGTTCTTCCGCTACACCTCCCGCGGGATGGACGCGATGGTCCCGAACATGATCATCGACAACTCGGACCAGCGCACGGCGCCGTTCGAGGACGCGACCGGCGCCCACGCTGGCGCGCTGCTGGGCGACGTCCGCCACGACCCGTTCCAGTCCGGCGGCATGGAGACGCCGAGTCACGACCGCGTCGAACCCGGCTCGATCCACAAGGCCAACAAGGGCGTGCTGTTCGTCGACGAGATCAACACGCTCGACATCCGCAGCCAGCAGAAGCTGATGACGGCCATCCAGGAGGGCGAGTTCGCCATCACTGGCCAGTCCGAGCGCTCCTCGGGCGCGATGGTCCAGACCGAGCCGGTCCCGACGGACTTCATCATGATCGCGGCGGGCAACCTGGACGCGATGGAGAACATGCACCCCGCGCTGCGCTCGCGCATCAAGGGCTACGGCTACGAGGTGTACATGGACGACACCATCGAGGACACGCCCGAGATGCGACGCAAGTACGCCCGATTCATCGCCCAGGAGGTCGAGAAGGACGGCCGGCTGCCCCACTTCGATCGCGAGGCGATCGAGGAAGTCATGCTCGAAGCTCGGCGCCGGGCGGGTCGGAAGGGCCACCTGACGCTCCTGCTTCGCAACCTCGGCGGACTGGTCCGCGTCGCGGGCGACATCGCCCGCGCAGAGGGTCGGGACTACACCACGCGCGAGGACGTCCTCCAGGCGAAGAAGCGCTCGCGCTCGATCGAGCAGCAACTCGCCGACGACTACATCGACCGGCGCAAGGACTACGAGCTGCAGGTCAACGAGGGCGGCGTCGAGGGCCGCGTCAACGGCCTCGCCGTGATGGGCGAGGATTCGGGCATCATGCTCCCCGTCATGGCGGAAGTGACGCCCGCGCAGGGCCCCGGCCGCGTCATCGCGACCGGCCAGCTCAAGGAGATGGCCCAGGAGTCCGTCCAGAACGTCTCCGCGATCATCAAGAAGTTCTCGGACGAGGACCTCTCGACGGGCGTCCCCGGCTGGGAGGAGGATCGCTACGGGGCGAGCGACTACCCCGACTCCTCGCTCACCGGCAAGGACGTCCACATCCAGTTCGTCCAGGCCGGCCAGCAGGGCGTCGACGGCGACTCGGCCTCGATCACCGTCGCGACCGCCGTCATCTCCGCGCTGGAGGACGTCCCCGTCGACCAGTCGGTCGCGATGACCGGCTCGCTCTCGGTTCGGGGCGACGTCCTGCCCGTCGGCGGGGTGACCCACAAGATCGAAGCCGCCGCCAAATCCGGCATCAAGACGGTTATCATCCCGAAGGCGAACGAGCAGGACGTCATGATCGAGGACGAGTACGAGGAGATGGTCGAGATCATCCCGGTCTCGAACATCAGCGAGGTGCTCGACGTCGCGCTGATGGGCGAGCCCGAGAAGGACTCGCTGCTCGATCGCCTCAAGTCGATCACGAACACGGCCTTCGACGGACAGGTGAGCGGGCGGGGCGGCTCGAATCCGAGTCCGCAGTAACGGATGGTCGACTGGGTGACGTTCGCGGCGATCGTCACCCTGCTGACCGTTGCGATGGCGTTTCTCTCCGTTCGGACCCAGCAGACGTTGCGACCCGTCGGACAGAGCGATCCCGACGGACGATCCCCGCGGGCGAGGAACGAATCGGATCCGAACGGCGACCACGGTTCGCCGACCGACCGCTCGGAATCCGCCGGTGACGGCGGCGTCGGCACCGACTCGAACGACGCGGAGTCGGACGGTCCTGACTCGATCGGCCCAGAGCCGGACGGGGTCTCCGCCAATTCTCTCCTCGACGAGATCGACGAACCGACGTTCGGACCGGACGAGTCGACGCCCGGACCCGACGAATCGAATACTCGAGCCGCCGGCCGGGGGCGCGGTACCGGCGGAGAGCAGGTCGTCGCGTACGTGGGACCGACCCCGGTGACGAGACGGAGTTTGCTGTTGAACGTCGCTGCGACGCAAGCGCTGTTTCTCGCCCTCGTCGTCGGCGTGATCGTCTACGCGGAGGTTCCGGGCGGATCGCTCGGACTGGTCGGCGGCGCCGACGATGGCCTCGTCGGACTCGGTGCCGGCCTGGGGTTGTACGGCGCGAGCGAGGTCGGCGGTCGGCTGGCTCGTCGCCTCGGCGTCGACCACGACGAGTGGTTGCGCGAGAGTCTCGCGCCGACGAGCGCCCAGGGATGGGCGGGGCTCCTCGGGATCGTCTTACCGGTCGTCGCGCTCTTCGAGGAGTTGCTCTTTCGCGGCGTGTTGATCGGGGCGTTCGCCGCCGGCTTCGGCGTCTCGCCCTGGGTGCTGGCGATCGGGTCGTCGATCGTCTTCTCGCTCGGCCACGGCATCCAGGGCCGGGCCGGGGTCGTCGTCACCGGCGTCCTCGGCTTCGTGCTCGCGGCGGTGTTCGTCTCGACCGGCAGTCTCCTGACCGTCGTGGTGGCCCACTACGTCCTGAACGCCTGCGAGTTCGTCGTCCACGAGGGGTTCGACGTCGACCCGCTCGGGTGACTGGCGAGCGAGCAGGGTACCAACCGACGTCGTGCGTGAAAGGCACCCGGCTGGGTCGGACCGACCCAGCGACGGACTGACGGACCAAAGCACCCGGGTGTAACCGGGGCGAGTGACTCGCCGTCGTATGCAGACGTTACAGGAGGCGCCGGAGCGGATCCAGCAGCTGATGCTGTGGCGGTCGTGGGATACTTCGTCGTCTGGATCGCCGCGGTCGTCACCGAGTCGGCGGCGCCGCTCGTGGCGAGCGAGATCTTCTTCGGCCTTATCGCGCTGGGCGTCGGCGTCGTGTTGCTGCGACGGGCGCCACCGACCGAGCGGGTGTTACGCGTCCGGCGGACTGCTGGCGCTCGGCGGGCTGAGTCAGCTCTTGGACCTGGCCCTGCAGTTTGGCGGGGTCGACATCCCGATCCTCTACTCCCTCTCGACGGCGGCCATCTTCGCGGGCGTGGGCGGGTACGTCTACGTCGTCTGGGTGCGTCGCTAGAGCCCTTCCAGCGACCGGAGCTTCTGTTCGATCGCGGGCGGCGCGGCGCTCGGACCGTCGCGGACGCGGTGATCGGGAATGAGGAGCGGGGCCGGGTTCTCGTCGAGGGCCGTGCGGACGACGATCAGGTCGTCCTCGTCGTCGGCGTCGAGACCGGGGGTGAGCCCGGCGAGTTCGGCGACGTCGATCCCCGTCCCGTACTCGAGGTCGCGGACGCGTTCGAGTACGGCCCGCTGGTCGGTCGGGACCGTTAGCGCGATCGACACGTCGTCGAAGTCGACCGCGGCTACGCCGTCGAGGTACTCGAGAACGCGATCGAGGATCGGGTGGTCGTCCACGGCGTCCTCGGGCGGGAGCTCGGGGAACGAGACGCTGATGACCCGGCCGCTCGCGATGCCCACCTGGACGTACCGCTCGAGGTACGGCGACTCGACGGCGTAGATGCCCGCGTCTTCCATGTCCGAGCGAAAGCGGGCGAGCGCCTTGAAGATTCGGCTCGTCCCGACCAGTCGGTCGCCCCCGCGCCAGACGATTCGTCGCCGGTCGGTGGACCGCGATACCGCGCCGTCGTCGCCTCGCTTCCCATCGAAAGTGAGTCGGCCTTCCCGGCGGAATCGAGGCGAGCGCGGTCGTAACGCGCAAGGCTTATGTACAAACCAGTACATCGATGTACGATAATGACTGATTCGAACGTGGCACCGGCCGTCCGATCGATCCTCGAGACGGCCAGGAATCGAACGCCGCCGACCGACGACTCCGTGTCCGTGACTCCCCGGTCCCTCCCAGACGCGATCACGTCGGCCGACGCCGACGGTCGCGTCCCGATCGTCGCGGAGGTCAAACCGACGAGTCCGACGACCGACGGCGTCCGCGAGGACGACCCGGTCGACCTCGCCCGCCGGATGGTCGACGGCGGGGCGAGCGCCATCTCGGTGCTGACCGAGCCCGACCACTTCGGCGGCTCGCCGGCGACGCTGGAACGAGTGCGCTCGGCCGTCGACGTCCCCGTCCTCCGAAAGGACTTCGTGCTGGAAGAAGCCCAGCTCGACCGCGTCGCGGCCGACGTGATCTTGCTGATCGCGCGCTTCGTCGACGATCTCGCCGATCTGCTCGCGGCGGCCCGCGAGCGCGGGTTCCAGGTGCTCGTCGAGGTCCACACGCGCGACGAGCTTCGCGAGGCGCTGGCGGCCGGCGCCGCGTTCGTCGGCGTCAACAACCGCGATCTGGCCGCGCTCGAGGTCGATCTATCGACGTTCGAACGGGTCGTAGGGGCGGCCGGGGGCGACGCGACCGCGAACGAGTCTCCGACGTCCGGCCCCGCCGAAGGACTCGCGGACGTCACGCTCGTGGCCGAGAGCGGAATCTCGACGCCGGCAGACGTCCGCCGCATGCGCCGAGCGGGGGCCGACGCCCTGCTGGTCGGCAGCGCGATCATGGGCGGCGACGTCGAGGCGAACACCCGGCGACTGGTCGAGGCCGGGCGAGCGGGGAACGGGCGGCCCGAGGACGAGCCATCTGACGCCGGCCCGGAGTCTCGTTCGGGGAGCGACCCGGAGGTGGACGTCGCATGACCGACGCCTCGATCGGCCGACGCGAGGCGGTGGCCGACGCCGACGGCCGCTTCGGCCCCTACGGCGGCCAGTACGTCCCCGAGGCGCTGGTGCCCGCGCTAGCCGAACTGGTCGACGCCCACGAGCGCTACGTGCTGGACAACGAGGACGGCTTTCGCGACGAACTGCGCGAGCACCTGCGGACCTTCGCCGGCCGGCCGACGCCGCTCCAGCGGGCGGACGCCCTGAGTGAACGCTACGGCCGCGAGATCTACCTCAAGCGCGAGGATCTCGTCCACGGCGGCGCGCACAAGCTGAACAACGCCCTCGGGCAGGTCCTCCTGGCGAAGTACATGGGCAAAGAGCGCGTCATCGCCGAGACCGGCGCCGGTCAGCACGGCACCGCGACGGCGATGGCCGCGGCCCACCTGAATATGCCCTGCGAGATCTACATGGGCCGGGTCGACGTCAACCGCCAGCGACCCAACGTCTACCGGATGCGGATGAGCGGCGCCGAGGTGACCCCCGTCGACGCGGGCAGCGCGACCCTCAAGGAAGCCATCAACGAGACGATGCGCGACTGGGCGGGCAGCGTCGAGACGACCCACTACGCCGTCGGGTCTGTCGTCGGGCCGCACCCCTTCCCGGCGCTGGTCCGGGACTTCCAGGCCGTCATCGGCGAGGAGATCCGCGAGCAGATTCGCGACGAGGCCGGACGCCTCCCGGACGACGTCGTCGCCTGCGCCGGCGGCGGTTCGAACACGATGGGGACGTTCGCCGCGTTCGTTGGTGACGAGCGGCCTGACGACGCAGATTCCGAAGCTGACGCCACCGCGGACGTCGCCCTCCACGCCGTCGAGGCCGGCGGCTCCGACCTCGGCATCGACGAGGCGTCCGGCGTGGCGCCGAACTCGGCGTCGCTCTCGACCGGCACCGAGGGCGTCCTCCACGGGGCGCTGACCAAGCTCCTCCAGACCGAGGACGGCCAGGTCGTCGAATCCCACAGCGTCAGCGCGGGGCTGGACTACGCCGGCGTCGGGCCCGAACTGGCCGAACTGGTCGACCGGGGCCGAGTGCGTCCGGCGACGGTCGACGACGACGCGGCGCTCGCGGCGTTCCATCGCCTCTCGCGACTCGAGGGTATCATCCCGGCGCTCGAATCGAGTCACGCGCTCGCGTACCTGGAGGAGACCTGCGGGCCGGACGCCGACGCGTCGGGCGAGGGCGGCGGCGACGGGTCTGACAGGGACGACGACGGGTCGGGCAGGGACGACGCGCTCGGCGACCTCGTCGTCGTGACCGTCTCCGGTCGGGGCGACAAGGACCTGGAGACGGTTCTGGAGGAGACCGACAAACGCGACATCCCGACCGCGCCCGACGTGGAGGTGTTCGACGGATGAGCGCCGACGGGCGCGCCGTCGAGACGGACTCGGCGATCGAGGCGGCGATCCGCGAGGGCTACCCGGCACTGATCCCCTACCTCACCGCGGGCGATCCAGACCTCGAGGCGACGAAGCGCTACGTCGAGGCGCTCGACCGCGGCGGCGCGGACGTGATCGAACTCGGCCTGCCGTTCTCGGAGCCGATCGCGGAGGGGCCGACGATCCAGTCGGCGATCGCCCGCGCGCTCGAGGCGGGGACGACGCCCGACTCGTTCTTCGACCTCGTCGACTCGCTCGCGGTCGAGGCGCCGCTGGTCGTGATGACATACACCAACCTCCTGATGCAGTACGGCCCGGCCGATTCCGGCACCGACGTCACCCCGTTCGTCGAGCGGGCCGCCGCAGCCGGTCTCGACGGCGTGATCATCCCGGACCTGCCCGCGTCGGAAGCGGGGAGCGTGCGCGAAGCGTGCGAGGCCGCGGGGCTGGACCTGATCGCCATCGTGGCGCCGACGACCGAGGGCGAGCGCCTCGAGACGCTGCTCGCGACGACGAGCGGGTTCGCGTACGTCCAGGCGCGACTGGGGACGACCGGCGCGCGGACCGACGTCTCGACGGCGACCCACGAGAGCCTCGAACGCCTCGAGGACGCGGACGTCCCAGCGGCCGTCGGCTTCGGCGTGAGCGAACCCGAACACGCCCGCGAGATCGTCGCCGCCGGCGCCGACGGGGTCGTCGTCGGCAGCGCGCTGGTCGAGCTGGCGGCCGCGAGCGACGAGCCCGAACGCGACCTCCAAGCGACGGTGCGCGAACTCAAACGCGGGGCGGTTGCGGGCGCCGCGACGGATGCCACGGAGAGGCCAGACGATGAGTGACCTGGCGACCAGAATCCGGCGAGGTGGTGAGCCTGCATGACGATCGGACGCGACGCGCGACTCGACCGGCTCCGTACGGACGATCGGTACCTGATCGTCCCGATGGATCACGGCATCACCCTCGGCGCCGTTCGCGGGCTGGCCGACATCGAGTCGACCGTCGACGCCGTCACTCGCGGCGGCGCCGACGCCGTGCTGACCCAGAAGGGACTGGCCCCGCGGGTCCACCCGAACCGCAACGGCGCGGGCTACGTCGTCCACTGCAACGCCTCGACGGTCCTTGGCCCCGACAGCAACGACAAGCGCCGCACCTGCAGCGTCGAGGAGGCCGTCCGGGCGGGCGCCGACGCCGTCTCCTTCCACCTGAACGTCGGCTCGAACCACGAGCCCGACCAGCTGACCCAGCTGGCCGAGCTGACCGGCGACGCGGATCGGCTGGGGATTCCCGTCCTCGCGATGGCCTACGCGCGCGGACCGGACCTCGAGGGCGACGAACCCGACGCGCTCGGCCACGCCGTCCGCCTCGCCGAGGAGGTCGGCGCCGACGTGGTCAAGACGGGCTACAGCGGCGACCCGGAGAGTTTCGAGTCGGTGATCGACGACACCGCGCTCCCGGTCGTGATCGCCGGGGGTTCCCGCGGGGACGACCGCGAAACGCTCGAGATGGTTCGGGGCGCGATGGACGCGGGCGCCGCGGGCGTGTCGATGGGCCGGTCGATCTTCCAGCACGACGATCCCGGGGCGATCACGCGCGCGGTCTCGGCCGTGGTGCACAAGAATGTAGAAATAGATACCTCGTTAGAAAAGGTAGAAGTGAATCATTAGATGACGAGTTAACGTTGCCACCTAATATTACGATTTCCA
Coding sequences within it:
- a CDS encoding CPBP family intramembrane glutamic endopeptidase codes for the protein MVDWVTFAAIVTLLTVAMAFLSVRTQQTLRPVGQSDPDGRSPRARNESDPNGDHGSPTDRSESAGDGGVGTDSNDAESDGPDSIGPEPDGVSANSLLDEIDEPTFGPDESTPGPDESNTRAAGRGRGTGGEQVVAYVGPTPVTRRSLLLNVAATQALFLALVVGVIVYAEVPGGSLGLVGGADDGLVGLGAGLGLYGASEVGGRLARRLGVDHDEWLRESLAPTSAQGWAGLLGIVLPVVALFEELLFRGVLIGAFAAGFGVSPWVLAIGSSIVFSLGHGIQGRAGVVVTGVLGFVLAAVFVSTGSLLTVVVAHYVLNACEFVVHEGFDVDPLG
- a CDS encoding helix-turn-helix domain-containing protein; translation: MAKYSTGSTGGGGGTTCELCGTESDSLTEETVAGARLSVCPGCATHGDGSKGSTSSSGSNDRDERNRKKKAAQNVAKATPVWDGDSEHWEREGTNYDDDPLPYLVSEYGDVLESARQDAGLTREELAEDLGVPESDLLAIEQGRATQAGIGGGLIDALEERLDVELAE
- the lonB gene encoding ATP-dependent protease LonB, with product MSNDTNDDGPPDGEDEERTEEEAPVRDETPADQGASSNDDEVSEAVDDGSRTDRDAGSDGSVTDPVDETDVDESDDESTASADRPTEADDRSTESGAESSDSIRIADSVSESRTEADDEASTDDDAEGDDGAKTDDGGSESTAGSSDTTSSQIADSVWAAVDQQERQEPDDGDDADDGWDDDEWDDEPTGDDEIETVETLDDLGSEVEVDEQLEIDEDEEDNLLGGLQIDSTDDIEVPDRLVDQVIGQDEARDIIIKAAKQRRHVMMIGSPGTGKSLLAKAMSQLLPQEELQDVLVYHNPDDGNEPKVRTVPAGKGEQIIDAHKEEARKRKQMRSILMWVIIAIVVIYAFISGPLLLGIIAAVVIWLFFRYTSRGMDAMVPNMIIDNSDQRTAPFEDATGAHAGALLGDVRHDPFQSGGMETPSHDRVEPGSIHKANKGVLFVDEINTLDIRSQQKLMTAIQEGEFAITGQSERSSGAMVQTEPVPTDFIMIAAGNLDAMENMHPALRSRIKGYGYEVYMDDTIEDTPEMRRKYARFIAQEVEKDGRLPHFDREAIEEVMLEARRRAGRKGHLTLLLRNLGGLVRVAGDIARAEGRDYTTREDVLQAKKRSRSIEQQLADDYIDRRKDYELQVNEGGVEGRVNGLAVMGEDSGIMLPVMAEVTPAQGPGRVIATGQLKEMAQESVQNVSAIIKKFSDEDLSTGVPGWEEDRYGASDYPDSSLTGKDVHIQFVQAGQQGVDGDSASITVATAVISALEDVPVDQSVAMTGSLSVRGDVLPVGGVTHKIEAAAKSGIKTVIIPKANEQDVMIEDEYEEMVEIIPVSNISEVLDVALMGEPEKDSLLDRLKSITNTAFDGQVSGRGGSNPSPQ
- a CDS encoding DHHA1 domain-containing protein; the encoded protein is MSPQRAAAEPYGTRFESTVAAVDGRRVWLETTHFFAASAGQPADQGTIGDVPVADVRFEDGEVVHVLSDEPRFRAGNSVLCSIDWETRMYCMRAHTACHVCYGAARRVLNDVAYAGVEIGAERARVDVETNDAVDDDALVELDELLNQVVWESRSVSWDSIPVAEARETDDIAISEATDDGAFEKGRVRVVTIGDADSGGANTINAASDTWDAAACAGTHVRNTREIGPVTILGATQPRPGRVGVELAVGPRAIDRRATEKRVTFAASRQLGVPLGEATGELSRLETERAELADSVDTLQRELVRTRIEGAEAFERDGRTWVATTAGGVDADEAGEVARETAGEVADVVVVAGEEESPFAVVAAGEDADAAAILRALTEEFGGGGGGSPELAWGGDFDVEPEEVVSGLE
- the trpC gene encoding indole-3-glycerol phosphate synthase; protein product: MTDSNVAPAVRSILETARNRTPPTDDSVSVTPRSLPDAITSADADGRVPIVAEVKPTSPTTDGVREDDPVDLARRMVDGGASAISVLTEPDHFGGSPATLERVRSAVDVPVLRKDFVLEEAQLDRVAADVILLIARFVDDLADLLAAARERGFQVLVEVHTRDELREALAAGAAFVGVNNRDLAALEVDLSTFERVVGAAGGDATANESPTSGPAEGLADVTLVAESGISTPADVRRMRRAGADALLVGSAIMGGDVEANTRRLVEAGRAGNGRPEDEPSDAGPESRSGSDPEVDVA
- a CDS encoding NUDIX hydrolase translates to MVWTTRGPRPAYCPTCGDGLGSTVVDGSSVPYCEACERRFFRNPVPLARVAVVDGASVLLIERGAGADIGAWALPGGHVDANESLSNAAARELEEETGVRVAPDALSLLGTGYLEFDDGHSLVSINYAVAREATTGEIVVGGDAADARFVAREAIVDDPPRVRASGPKQLLRAIDEHGSVGPA
- a CDS encoding nicotinamide-nucleotide adenylyltransferase, which encodes MKRGIYIGRFQPFHDGHYSVVERIAADVDELVLGIGSADASHTARNPFTAGERIMMLTKSLADFDLVTYAVPIEDLERNSVWVSHVESMSPDFDVAYSNNPLVIQLFREAGVEVRQSPMYNRGVLEGSEVRERMTEDGDWESLVPDAVVEIVEEIDGIERIQMVSDTDANGEP
- a CDS encoding methylated-DNA--[protein]-cysteine S-methyltransferase, whose protein sequence is MEDAGIYAVESPYLERYVQVGIASGRVISVSFPELPPEDAVDDHPILDRVLEYLDGVAAVDFDDVSIALTVPTDQRAVLERVRDLEYGTGIDVAELAGLTPGLDADDEDDLIVVRTALDENPAPLLIPDHRVRDGPSAAPPAIEQKLRSLEGL